In Dryocola sp. LX212, the genomic stretch ATCATTCGAGGCTTTTGCATTCTGATTTTGCTTTTGCAGGTTTGTCGTGAACTCAGCCAGCTTGAGGTTTTCTTCGTTGGCTTTTTTAATGGCATTAAGGCTATCAAGTTCGGTAGCCAGCTGCTTCAGCCTCTCCTGCTCAGATGCATTGAGCCCATTTAATTTGCCAGTGGTAATGTCAAAATTAAGCTTTGCAAGTTCTGTTACCTGCGCCGTTTTTTTGCCGGTTGTGTCGATGAGCTCTATTTGGCGAAGATAGCTCTGCTCGGTAGATTTGAAGGCGCTTGCTAATTTTTTGGCACCTGCATCAGGCGTGGCTTTTCCATTGCTACCACCAGCAGGTAACGCGAACACATTGGCAGTACCTGTTGTCGCTGGTGCCAAGGGAAGCTCTGGAATCTTCTGCCTGCTGAGCTTGTCACGAGTAGCGATCAGATTGTTAAGCTCATCGCTGAGCGTTTTAACACTGTCGTCTGCACCAGTAATCCAGCCAAAGAAAGATTCGCCCTGCCCATAAGTATCGCCGCGCCCTTCCAGATTCTTTTGCAGGTAGGCAATTCGCTCGCTAATCTGATCAACATTGGTGAGGTCTATATTCCCACCAAGCGCCGCCATTCGATTTCCCGTACTCGCGGCAAGCTGCCCTGCGGAAGCCGCTGCCTTAACCAGCCATCCAGCTAACTGCGCAACTTCCGAAACAAGATTGGTGATGCCCTGCAGAATTTGAGGATCGGTCAATACATCGCGAAGGTCACCAAGCGCGGTCTGTAATGGAGAAAGATCAACTTTAGCCAGGCCTGAAGCAATCTCCATTTTCAGCCCCTGCACCTGGGCTTCCATATCTTCAAAAAGTGCATTGACCTTTACCAGGTCGTCAATAGATTGAGGGTCTGGTGCAACTCCGTAATCTTTAGCCAGGCTTATGAACTGTTCTAACTTTTTATTATTGTTGTCAAAAAGTGGCAACAGTTTCGACAGGTCATTGCCGAGGCTTTCAAGGATCGTGGTTTTTTCAGCGTTCGTGCCGATTTTTTCCAGCGCATTACCAATAGCTAACAGCTGCTTATCTGGGGTTACTTTTGATAACTTTTCAGCAGACAGTCCAAGGGCATTTAGCGCATCAACGGCCTCGCCTGATTTGTTCAGTACTGCATCACCAATCTTGTCGCCGATATCCTTAAAGATATCAGCCATCTGGTCCCCGGTAACGCCTGCTTTTTCTGCTGCAAACTGCCACGCAAGTAAATCCTGTGTGGCAATATTCAGGGATTTTGCCCAGCGGTCTGTTTCCGCAATCTGCTTAGATGTTGATTTGAGTAACTGAAAACCGGCGGCGCCAATAGCTGCACCGGCGGCTACCGCGGCTGCGGCCGTCCCAGCGATAGCAGCACTGGTTGCTTCAGCATCCTTTTGTACCTGCTTCCCCCATTTTTCGGAGGCTCTTTCCGCCTGGTTAAGCCCAGAAATAAACCCGCCGGTTTTGGCGATCAGGTCGATAGTCAGTGTGCCGAGTGATTTACCAGCCATGCTTATTTCCACTCCTGCATAGCCTGCTCCAGATTGATAGCGGGCTCATTTAAATGGGGGGTAAAATCGGTGATTTTGAAAGGTGGGGTATCTTTGCCCCGATTGACGTTTGCCAGCACAGATGAAACGAGGCCAGCAGCCCACTCGGTGCGCATCATGGGATTCAGGCTTCCGAACTTCTGCCTGTAAAGAATCCAGTCGCGATATTCGGTTAAGCTGATGCGCTCCTTTGCCTCGGCTACTGTTCTCCCGCCGATCCCGTTAAGGACTAATTCGCACCAGAACTCGTCGTCTGCGCTGAGCTCGTCTTTCCCATGCTGTTGACTTCCTGAATTGCGATAAGAAGCGCAACTGTCAGGCTGCCATCAAGGCCTCCGCGTTCCGGGTCTGCTTCGCCGGTAATATCAGCAACAGATAACACCTGCTTTCCATTCTCATCGCAAATAGATGCAGCGATGCGACCTGCCACACCATCAACTTTCCCGGACAGAGCCAGAACTTCACTGGTTGCGGTGTGATAACCCATTGGACGGATGTAGGTAGTTGCCGTGCATTCTGTGCCGTCCTGCGCTTTCCAGGTGATTTCTTTCTCAACCGGGCGTCCCGTAAATGCCCCGATTTGCTTAAGTGCGTTCAAAGTCAGTTTCATAAATTCCTCTCGACTGGCGGGGTTTCCCCCGCTGTTGCTTAGCTGGTTGGTTGTGCTTTAGGAACCCAGACGCCCTGACCAGAACGCTGGATGGTTGCGGAGGTTTGCACAACGGTGTTGGCCTGGAAGTCAAACGGGAAGTCAGAGACATATCCCTGGAAAACGTACCAGGTTCGCGTATCCGGCAGAACCAGGCCGTCAACAGCGTCCGGGTCCCCCGCTGGCGCGGCAGTCGGCGCATCGGTGCCATCAGCCCAACCAATTGCGAATGTGAGATCGGCCTGATCGCTGGACTCGGCTAAATTGCTGAGCATTACGTGGCTCGCATTTGCTGGGTCAGCATTCAGCGCAACAGTGGCCTGCCCGGGAGTTCGCAACCCTTTTTTATAGGTGCGGGTATTGGTTTCACTCAGACAGGTATCTTCAATTTGATCTGCAGGGCTGCTGCCGGGTGAAAACGACGTAATACATTCAACTTCGCTTACCACTCCATTGAGCAGGACGAACATTTGAGTGCCTTGAGTCACTACTGACATAATTATCTCCGGGTATAAAAAAACCGGCTCAAGGCCGGTTGGGGAAGGATTGGGTTATGGGTTACCTGCTGACTATCCAGTCAACATCAAAGGAGTATCGATATCGCTTCGTTTCCTGATCTCTGGTCTGGTCGCCCCATCGTGTGATGTAAGCTTCACCTTCGATTGCATCTCTCAAGGCGCGAGCCGTATTCATTGCCTGCACAGGCGTATCGGCATAAACATCAACCTGTATTGAGTAGCGATCCACATCTGGCCGCTGACCAAGATAGTTATCTGGTTGCCCGGATATGTTTTGCCATACCGCATAGGGATAAGTGACAACATCATCTTGCAAACCAAATGGATATAGCCGAACAGGAGATGTGCCGAGCATGCTTTTAACAACATCACTGGCAGAGCAAACTGCGAAGATGGGAGGGATCATGGTTTGACTCCTTTCTTCTGTGCTCGCTTAATCGCGCGGTCTATCGATTTTTCGTATTCAGTTGCAAATACGTTGATCACTTCATTTACGCTTGATTCGGCGGCGGGACGAAGGAATGGCTGTGCCTTCATGTTCTCCGTTCCGAACTCCAACAGGCGCCAGTGTGGGGTTGGTGCGTTGGTGGATTTGTCCGGGTGCTTTGAAAGTACTGCGCCATGCAGTACGCCAATTCTGAAACCCAAATCACCTGTTCGCTTAAAAAGGTTGCCGTTCCATCTCAGCGCAACGTTGTCGGCAATGCTTCTTCCCGTAGTCGGATCGTCAAACCGCTTGGCGTTAGACTTTGCTTTTTCAACAATGACCATCGATGCTTTGCGCAGCGCTGCCCGGCCACCTTTGCGTTTAAGGTCGGAGCTTATGCTTTCTATTTTCCCAATGAGGGAGTCAACGCCAGTGATTGAATACTCAATACCATCAGCCATTGTTCACCCCACTTGAACAGGGGAGCGTTAAATACTCCAGCCCGCTGTCTGGGTCGGGAAGCACGCCCTCTATGTTGTAAATCTCTCCCCTGAAGAGGATTCTGTGCTTATCGCTGATACCTGTTCGATAGCGTATTTTTATGCGGGATGTGATTTTATTCTGAAACGCCTGAGCAGCTGCAAAATCACGTGCCGAGACTGCCGTCACTTCTGCAAAGATTTCCTTAACGTCCACCCAGGAATCAACAATTGCGCCAGTTTCTGGATCCTGAGTTTTCAAAGGTTCCTGTAGCATCACGCGATGGCGTAATGGGCCAGCTTTCATTGTTACCCCCTGGCGGGTTTGCCGTTGAGATAAAACTTTTGGTCGATAGTATTTTCATCATCAGCGCCTTCGTTTAATGCCTGAAGAATCAATTCGCACAGCGCAATATTTGAATCAGCCAGCCGGGTGATTGCGATTGTCTGTTCCTGAAGGGCCTGCGTCTGCTTGCTCAATGCCTCGAATAGATTGTTTGCCTGTTGCTCGTTCATATGCGATCCGCATCATTTTTTTTAGCCATGCCTTTCGGCGTTCACAGCCTGAACATGCCATAAAGACTCCTAAATA encodes the following:
- a CDS encoding phage tail assembly chaperone family protein, TAC, whose translation is MKLTLNALKQIGAFTGRPVEKEITWKAQDGTECTATTYIRPMGYHTATSEVLALSGKVDGVAGRIAASICDENGKQVLSVADITGEADPERGGLDGSLTVALLIAIQEVNSMGKTSSAQTTSSGAN
- a CDS encoding phage tail tape measure protein, with the translated sequence MAGKSLGTLTIDLIAKTGGFISGLNQAERASEKWGKQVQKDAEATSAAIAGTAAAAVAAGAAIGAAGFQLLKSTSKQIAETDRWAKSLNIATQDLLAWQFAAEKAGVTGDQMADIFKDIGDKIGDAVLNKSGEAVDALNALGLSAEKLSKVTPDKQLLAIGNALEKIGTNAEKTTILESLGNDLSKLLPLFDNNNKKLEQFISLAKDYGVAPDPQSIDDLVKVNALFEDMEAQVQGLKMEIASGLAKVDLSPLQTALGDLRDVLTDPQILQGITNLVSEVAQLAGWLVKAAASAGQLAASTGNRMAALGGNIDLTNVDQISERIAYLQKNLEGRGDTYGQGESFFGWITGADDSVKTLSDELNNLIATRDKLSRQKIPELPLAPATTGTANVFALPAGGSNGKATPDAGAKKLASAFKSTEQSYLRQIELIDTTGKKTAQVTELAKLNFDITTGKLNGLNASEQERLKQLATELDSLNAIKKANEENLKLAEFTTNLQKQNQNAKASNDSDFIGAGMGEKARQRMKESLDIQRDFLDKQADLQKQYQNGDISKSLYDEETDALQQALNERLDIQKDYYQKSDDQMGDWQDGIMDALNDYADNAADYYQIAADSMTSIIGGATSSISDNLQDLIHGAEDVGDFFSNIFADLGDTIIKTLSDMAAQWLVYQGVQLLVGKSTQAAAAGSLIANAQATSLQAQLAAYASTAAIPIVGPGLAPAAMAAAAAVTVPLVAGVATSSLSGMAHDGIDSVPETGTWLLQKGERVVTSQTSAKLDETLNRVNQQTTGGKDYAPTFQINVNGDPSDTQIAMMKKATADGAKLGYQQASSDLATGKGQISKAMLRWNAGRRTG
- a CDS encoding phage head closure protein; the protein is MKAGPLRHRVMLQEPLKTQDPETGAIVDSWVDVKEIFAEVTAVSARDFAAAQAFQNKITSRIKIRYRTGISDKHRILFRGEIYNIEGVLPDPDSGLEYLTLPCSSGVNNG
- a CDS encoding phage tail tube protein, encoding MSVVTQGTQMFVLLNGVVSEVECITSFSPGSSPADQIEDTCLSETNTRTYKKGLRTPGQATVALNADPANASHVMLSNLAESSDQADLTFAIGWADGTDAPTAAPAGDPDAVDGLVLPDTRTWYVFQGYVSDFPFDFQANTVVQTSATIQRSGQGVWVPKAQPTS
- a CDS encoding DUF3168 domain-containing protein; translation: MIPPIFAVCSASDVVKSMLGTSPVRLYPFGLQDDVVTYPYAVWQNISGQPDNYLGQRPDVDRYSIQVDVYADTPVQAMNTARALRDAIEGEAYITRWGDQTRDQETKRYRYSFDVDWIVSR
- a CDS encoding HK97-gp10 family putative phage morphogenesis protein — translated: MADGIEYSITGVDSLIGKIESISSDLKRKGGRAALRKASMVIVEKAKSNAKRFDDPTTGRSIADNVALRWNGNLFKRTGDLGFRIGVLHGAVLSKHPDKSTNAPTPHWRLLEFGTENMKAQPFLRPAAESSVNEVINVFATEYEKSIDRAIKRAQKKGVKP